In the Topomyia yanbarensis strain Yona2022 chromosome 3, ASM3024719v1, whole genome shotgun sequence genome, one interval contains:
- the LOC131689171 gene encoding septin-2 isoform X2, whose translation MDSLFNTNFESQPSPHSLPNVKLKAHTYELQESMVRLKLTICDTVGYGDQINKDDSFKAVVDYIDQQFETFLQEELKIKRSLATYHDSRTHICLYFICPTGHGLKSLDLVCMKKLDSKVNIIPIIAKADTISKTELSKFKAKINEELRHNGVQIYQFPTDDESVAEINANMNSHIPFAVVGSTDFVRVGNKTVRARQYPWGTVQVENEAHCDFVKLREMLIRTNMEDMREKTHTKHYELYRQKRLEQMGFTDVDSDNKPVSFQQTFEAKRSNHLADLQAKEDEVRQMFVVRVKEKEAELKDSEKELHAKFDKLKKDHAEDKRKLEESRKKLEEEFVEFNRRKSQMAASHHTLTLGKSKKK comes from the exons ATGGACTCGTTGTTTAACACGAATTTTGAATCGCAGCCGAGTCCGCACTCGCTGCCGAACGTCAAGCTTAAGGCGCACACCTACGAATTGCAGGAGAGCATGGTTCGGTTAAAG TTGACCATTTGTGACACGGTCGGTTATGGCGATCAAATCAACAAAGATGATTCGTTCAAAGCTGTTGTTGATTACATCGATCAACAGTTTGAGACATTCCTTCAGGAAGAGTTGAAGATCAAGCGTTCGCTTGCGACCTATCATGACAGTCGCACTCATATATGTCTTTACTTCATCTGCCCAACCGGCCACGGCTTGAAGTCGCTGGATCTAGTATGCATGAAGAAGCTGGATTCTAAAGTCAACATCATTCCAATTATTGCCAAAGCGGACACCATTTCCAAGACAGAGTTATCGAAATTCAAAGCTAAAATAAATGAAGAGCTTCGCCACAACGGCGTTCAGATTTACCAATTCCCTACGGACGATGAAAGTGTGGCTGAAATCAATGCAAACATGAACTCGCACATTCCGTTCGCCGTCGTGGGAAGTACAGATTTTGTTCGTGTTGGCAATAAGACTGTTCGTGCTCGTCAGTACCCCTGGGGAACTGTTCAGGTGGAAAATGAAGCTCACTGTGACTTTGTCAAACTGCGGGAGATGTTGATTCGAACCAACATGGAAGATATGCGAGAGAAAACGCATACCAAGCATTATGAGCTGTATCGACAGAAACGGCTCGAACAGATGGGCTTCACTGATGTTGACAGCGACAACAAGCCGGTCTCATTCCAACAGACTTTCGAAGCCAAAAGGAGCAATCACCTCGCAGATTTACAGGCTAAAGAAGATGAGGTTCGACAAATGTTTGTAGTTCGCGTGAAGGAGAAGGAGGCCGAACTGAAAGACAGTGAGAAAGAA CTTCATGCCAAATTCGATAAGCTTAAGAAGGATCATGCCGAGGACAAGCGTAAATTGGAGGAATCTCGTAAAAAGCTGGAGGAAGAATTTGTCGAGTTTAACAGGCGCAAATCCCAGATGGCGGCATCCCACCATACGCTAACCCTGGGCAAAAGTAAAAAGAAATGA
- the LOC131689171 gene encoding septin-2 isoform X1: MAAADVEVMKSDPRNLKLSGHVGFDSLPDQLVSKSVQNGFVFNILCIGETGLGKSTLMDSLFNTNFESQPSPHSLPNVKLKAHTYELQESMVRLKLTICDTVGYGDQINKDDSFKAVVDYIDQQFETFLQEELKIKRSLATYHDSRTHICLYFICPTGHGLKSLDLVCMKKLDSKVNIIPIIAKADTISKTELSKFKAKINEELRHNGVQIYQFPTDDESVAEINANMNSHIPFAVVGSTDFVRVGNKTVRARQYPWGTVQVENEAHCDFVKLREMLIRTNMEDMREKTHTKHYELYRQKRLEQMGFTDVDSDNKPVSFQQTFEAKRSNHLADLQAKEDEVRQMFVVRVKEKEAELKDSEKELHAKFDKLKKDHAEDKRKLEESRKKLEEEFVEFNRRKSQMAASHHTLTLGKSKKK, encoded by the exons ATGGCGGCTGCAGATGTTGAAGTGATGAAg agCGATCCGCGAAACCTAAAACTGTCCGGTCATGTCGGTTTCGATAGCCTACCCGACCAACTGGTCAGCAAGAGTGTCCAGAATGGGTTCGTGTTCAACATCCTGTGCATCGGAGAAACCGGTCTCGGCAAGTCCACCCTGATGGACTCGTTGTTTAACACGAATTTTGAATCGCAGCCGAGTCCGCACTCGCTGCCGAACGTCAAGCTTAAGGCGCACACCTACGAATTGCAGGAGAGCATGGTTCGGTTAAAG TTGACCATTTGTGACACGGTCGGTTATGGCGATCAAATCAACAAAGATGATTCGTTCAAAGCTGTTGTTGATTACATCGATCAACAGTTTGAGACATTCCTTCAGGAAGAGTTGAAGATCAAGCGTTCGCTTGCGACCTATCATGACAGTCGCACTCATATATGTCTTTACTTCATCTGCCCAACCGGCCACGGCTTGAAGTCGCTGGATCTAGTATGCATGAAGAAGCTGGATTCTAAAGTCAACATCATTCCAATTATTGCCAAAGCGGACACCATTTCCAAGACAGAGTTATCGAAATTCAAAGCTAAAATAAATGAAGAGCTTCGCCACAACGGCGTTCAGATTTACCAATTCCCTACGGACGATGAAAGTGTGGCTGAAATCAATGCAAACATGAACTCGCACATTCCGTTCGCCGTCGTGGGAAGTACAGATTTTGTTCGTGTTGGCAATAAGACTGTTCGTGCTCGTCAGTACCCCTGGGGAACTGTTCAGGTGGAAAATGAAGCTCACTGTGACTTTGTCAAACTGCGGGAGATGTTGATTCGAACCAACATGGAAGATATGCGAGAGAAAACGCATACCAAGCATTATGAGCTGTATCGACAGAAACGGCTCGAACAGATGGGCTTCACTGATGTTGACAGCGACAACAAGCCGGTCTCATTCCAACAGACTTTCGAAGCCAAAAGGAGCAATCACCTCGCAGATTTACAGGCTAAAGAAGATGAGGTTCGACAAATGTTTGTAGTTCGCGTGAAGGAGAAGGAGGCCGAACTGAAAGACAGTGAGAAAGAA CTTCATGCCAAATTCGATAAGCTTAAGAAGGATCATGCCGAGGACAAGCGTAAATTGGAGGAATCTCGTAAAAAGCTGGAGGAAGAATTTGTCGAGTTTAACAGGCGCAAATCCCAGATGGCGGCATCCCACCATACGCTAACCCTGGGCAAAAGTAAAAAGAAATGA
- the LOC131691013 gene encoding elongin-C, with product MEERTGSERVYGGCEGPDAMYVKLISSDGHEFIVKREHALTSGTIKAMLSGPGQFAENEANEVNFREIPSHVLEKVCMYFTYKVRYTNSSTEIPEFPIAPEIALELLMAANFLDC from the exons ATGGAGGAACGCACTGGTTCGGAACGTGTGTACGGTGGTTGTGAGGGACCGGACGCTATGTACGTAAAACTGATCTCATCGGATGGACACGAATTCATCGTGAAGCGAGAACACGCACTCACATCGGGAACAATTAAGGCTATGCTTTCCGGGCCGGGTCAGTTTGCCGAAAACGAAGCGAACGAGGTCAACTTTAGAGAAATTCC ATCGCACGTCCTAGAAAAAGTTTGCATGTACTTCACGTACAAGGTACGCTACACAAACAGTTCGACAGAAATTCCCGAGTTCCCAATCGCACCGGAGATCGCCCTAGAGCTATTGATGGCTGCTAATTTTCTAGATTGTTAG